The proteins below come from a single Miscanthus floridulus cultivar M001 chromosome 1, ASM1932011v1, whole genome shotgun sequence genomic window:
- the LOC136498897 gene encoding probable galacturonosyltransferase-like 4 — protein MPSNCAIVVVIAIFVVVILSDSHAVTGARGGTMMIRQPSSVLMFREAPAFRNGPECGAADGDSRVDIAMTLDANYLRGTMAAVLSILQHTACPESVAFHFLTADADDRGLAAALRASFPFLDLRVYRFDPSRVRDRISRSVRQELDQPLNYARVYLADTLPPDVRRVTYLDSDVIVVDDVRTLASVDLAGHVVAAPEYCHANFSNYFTDAFWSHPALNGTFHGRRPCYFNTGVMVMDVDKWRAGGYTRRVEEWMAVQKRRRIYHLGSLPPFLLVFAGHIRAVDHRWNQHGLGGDNVEGRCRGLHPGPISLLHWSGKGKPWLRLDARRPCSVDYLWAPYDLYRYSSPVIDEW, from the coding sequence ATGCCTTCAAATTGTGCCATAGTAGTAGTTATCGCCATCTTTGTTGTTGTTATCCTCAGCGACAGTCACGCGGTCACCGGCGCCCGCGGTGGCACCATGATGATCCGGCAGCCTTCCTCCGTCCTCATGTTCAGGGAGGCGCCCGCGTTCCGGAACGGCCCTGAGTGCGGCGCGGCGGACGGCGACAGCCGGGTGGACATCGCCATGACGCTGGACGCCAACTACCTCCGCGGCACCATGGCCGCGGTGCTGTCCATCCTGCAGCACACGGCGTGCCCCGAGAGCGTGGCGTTCCACTTCCTGACCGCCGACGCCGACGACCGCGGCCTCGCCGCCGCGCTGCGCGCCTCGTTCCCGTTCCTCGACCTCCGGGTGTACCGCTTCGACCCGTCGCGCGTCCGCGACCGCATCTCCCGGTCGGTGCGGCAGGAGCTGGACCAGCCGCTCAACTACGCGCGCGTCTACCTCGCCGACACGCTCCCGCCCGACGTGCGCCGCGTCACGTACCTCGACTCCGACGTGATCGTGGTGGacgacgtccggacgctagcgtcCGTCGACCTCGCGGGCCACGTGGTGGCGGCGCCCGAGTACTGCCACGCCAACTTCAGCAACTACTTCACGGACGCCTTCTGGTCGCACCCGGCGCTCAACGGCACCTTCCACGGCCGCCGGCCCTGCTACTTCAACACGGGCGTCATGGTCATGGACGTCGACAAGTGGCGCGCCGGCGGGTACACGCGCCGGGTGGAGGAGTGGATGGCCGTGCAGAAGCGCCGCCGGATCTACCACCTCGGCTCGCTGCCGCCGTTCCTGCTCGTCTTCGCGGGCCACATCCGGGCGGTGGACCACCGGTGGAACCAGCACGGGCTCGGCGGCGACAACGTCGAGGGCCGCTGCCGGGGTCTCCACCCGGGCCCCATCAGCCTCCTTCACTGGAGCGGCAAGGGTAAGCCCTGGCTCCGGCTCGACGCCCGGCGGCCGTGCTCCGTCGACTACCTCTGGGCGCCCTACGACCTCTACCGTTACTCGTCGCCGGTGATCGACGAGTGGTGA
- the LOC136498906 gene encoding putative MO25-like protein At4g17270 has protein sequence MSFFFRMASRLRPSTPEEVVRSIKDSFLALHTRTHAKALEEVEKNISSLRLLIFGDGEVEPNQEQVLQITLEICKEGVISLIVQNLPSLGWGVRKDLVLCWCILLRQKVDETYCCVQYIENHLELLDFLVGCYKNLDIALNCGNMLRECIKYPTLAKYILESGSFELFFEYVELPNFDIASDALNTFKDLLTKHEAVVAEFLSSHYEQFFELYSRLLSSTNYVTRRQAIKFLSEFLLEAPNSQIMKRYIVEVRFLNIMINLLKDSSKNIRICAFHVFKVFVANPNKPRCIIVALLDNRREVLKLLHNLPTSKGDDELDEEKDLIIQEIQKLA, from the exons ATGTCCTTCTTCTTCCGCATGGCGTCGCGGCTGCGGCCGTCGACGCCGGAGGAGGTGGTCCGCTCCATCAAGGACTCCTTCCTCGCGCTCCACACGCGGACCCACGCCAAG GCTCTGGAAGAGGTCGAGAAAAATATCTCGTCGTTGAGATTGTTGATCTTTGGTGATGGAGAAGTAGAACCAAATCAAGAGCAGGTCCTGCAAATAACCCTTGAGATTTGCAAGGAGGGCGTCATTTCCCTGATCGTCCAGAATCTGCCTTCCTTGGGTTGGGGA GTAAGAAAAGATCTGGTTCTCTGCTGGTGCATTTTGCTTAGGCAGAAGGTTGACGAAACCTATTGCTGCGTGCAGTATATTGAAAATCATCTGGAGCTTTTAGATTTCCTTGTTGGTTG CTACAAGAACTTGGATATTGCATTGAACTGTGGGAATATGTTAAGAGAATGCATAAAGTATCCTACGCTTGCAAA ATACATATTGGAATCTGGTAGCTTTGAGCTGTTCTTTGAGTATGTTGAACTGCCAAACTTTGATATTGCTTCAGATGCTCTGAACACCTTCAAG GATCTGCTTACCAAGCACGAAGCTGTAGTCGCAGAGTTCTTGAGTTCCCACTACGAGCAG TTTTTTGAACTCTACTCAAGGCTCTTGTCGTCAACTAATTATGTAACAAGAAGGCAGGCAATCAAG TTCCTTTCAGAGTTTCTACTGGAGGCTCCTAACTCTCAAATAATGAAGAGATACATTGTGGAAGTTCGTTTTTTAAATATTATGATCAATCTACTAAAG GATTCAAGTAAAAATATCAGAATATGTGCTTTCCATGTTTTTAAg GTATTTGTTGCCAATCCGAATAAGCCTCGATGTATCATTGTAGCTTTGCTAGACAATCGCAGAGAAGTTTTGAAGCTACTTCACAATCTTCCTACAAGTAAAG GTGACGATGAACTTGATGAGGAGAAAGACCTAATCATTCAGGAAATCCAGAAGCTGGCATAG
- the LOC136465921 gene encoding cationic amino acid transporter 5-like, with product MAVTATTVAAATTMLPAVAAVFLTLVLCFYIFLCAKRYRGSSCNAMQATASSSVVCPKERSELTRKEKIVELAAIVYFAYGGFDNIATMAEETKNPSRDIPLGLLGSMSVITAIYCIMVLVLSMMQPYTAIDRSAAYSVAFASVGMSWAQYMVALVALKGMTTVLLVFALVHPRTGTPVHATALIAVCSAYIALFSRLDVLSSLLSVSTLFIFMMMATALLVRRYYVWGVTTRTHALRFTALLLLLIIALSIDIAAYWGELALPNF from the exons ATGGCGGTGACCGCGACTACGGTCGCGGCGGCGACCACGATGCTGCCGGCCGTGGCGGCGGTCTTCCTCACCCTGGTGCTCTGCTTCTACATCTTCCTCTGCGCCAAGCGGTACCGCGGCAGCAgctgcaatgcaatgcaagctaCGGCTTCCAGTTCCG TTGTATGTCCAAAGGAACGAAGCGAGTTGACCCGAAAGGAGAAGATAGTTGAGTTAGCAGCGATCGTCTACTTCGCGTACGGCGGCTTCGACAACATCGCGACCATGGCGGAGGAGACCAAGAACCCGTCGCGGGACATCCCGCTGGGCCTGCTGGGCTCCATGTCCGTCATCACGGCCATCTACTGCATCATGGTGCTGGTGCTGAGCATGATGCAACCGTACACGGCCATCGACCGCAGCGCCGCCTACTCGGTGGCGTTTGCCAGCGTGGGGATGAGCTGGGCGCAGTACATGGTGGCGCTGGTCGCGCTCAAGGGGATGACCACAGTGCTGCTGGTGTTCGCGCTGGTGCACCCGAGGACCGGCACCCCCGTGCACGCCACCGCGCTCATCGCCGTCTGCAGCGCCTACATCGCCCTCTTCTCCCGCCTCGACGTCCTCTCCAGCCTGCTCTCCGTCAGCACGCtcttcatcttcatgatgatggcCACGGCGCTGCTCGTCCGGCGGTACTACGTGTGGGGCGTGACGACCCGGACGCACGCGCTGCGGTTCACggcgttgctgctgctgctcatcaTCGCGTTGTCCATCGACATCGCCGCGTACTGGGGAGAGCTGGCACTCCCAAATTTCTAG